A section of the Myxocyprinus asiaticus isolate MX2 ecotype Aquarium Trade chromosome 22, UBuf_Myxa_2, whole genome shotgun sequence genome encodes:
- the LOC127413400 gene encoding Bardet-Biedl syndrome 12 protein-like isoform X2: MCEDTGESVFRLIQTEKERHAAFADITMSEAGVANVGHRRHIGLQQLEAIAATAHAFLGPNKCLKFIQDEDSGDVVLVSSCSRLLKQMELDSSVGQLLHETVQAQWKTFRSGTGTLVFLAGIWSRVALECLHRGITVSHIKTAMTRGLEVCLEACRRSAVCLEEVSYKQKKVDEPSSPPNSEESVGAQDTTTDKDLKVLCIERKLHQNLRITLKHSRHFSLHDRQPENPNSHTRVSKNFDLACVAQAVSHGCKTSMDLVLNACKLQSTNSTEGGQNRAIEIQKLVTCPVPGLLMERSCVQHGYVVLLSTDWYVVIQHLQDQMLNIALVKGDLSEKYRHVGYNRPANVIHTTDHVNMTDLSLEERWIENMLKTLRKLSIHILLVNGVASIKLKDLCVSYNILVIEGVRTAVLKDFSATTGAVPISYATQLCERCVGRGVKVSRWREISSHHGKNESVAISIATASTSLVTVVITSSVSSKLQTLEDQFWSCAHRLHQAVTDRKLLPGGGATELLCIHQLHKSRQTGMEVPYENIVLQLMAEAWMDYISTLMLNSGMVSSKAEAWTAIADQLRLCKEREPICAEILWAPLKPQTTMDCIAVMEVETDVVGVYDNMTVKFEAWRRALDLVFLVLQSDTEIITGVNEGENVYNDLMYL; encoded by the exons ATGTGTGAGGACACAGGTGAATCAGTCTTCCGGCTTATTCAGACTGAGAAAGAGAGGCATGCCGCTTTTGCGGATATTACG ATGTCCGAAGCTGGAGTGGCCAACGTCGGTCATCGTCGGCACATTGGTCTCCAGCAGTTAGAAGCCATAGCAGCCACTGCTCATGCCTTTCTAGGCCCCAACAAATGCCTGAAGTTCATCCAGGATGAAGACAGCGGGGATGTGGTGCTGGTCAGCTCCTGTTCACGTTTGCTTAAGCAAATGGAGCTGGACAGCTCTGTTGGACAGCTACTTCACGAGACTGTACAGGCCCAGTGGAAGACCTTCCGCTCTGGAACAGGAACACTGGTGTTTTTGGCTGGAATCTGGAGTAGAGTAGCACTGGAGTGTCTACACAGAGGAATAACTGTGTCGCATATCAAAACAGCCATGACCAGAGGACTGGAAGTGTGTTTGGAGGCATGCAGGCGGTCGGCTGTATGTTTAGAAGAAGTTTCCTACAAGCAAAAAAAGGTGGATGAACCCAGTTCACCTCCAAATTCTGAGGAGTCAGTAGGGGCTCAGGACACAACCACGGACAAAGACCTCAAGGTGCTGTGTATAGAACGAAAGCTCCATCAAAATCTCAGAATAACACTCAAACACAGTAGACACTTCAGTTTACATGATCGTCAACCTGAAAACCCAAATTCACACACTCGTGTCTCAAAAAACTTTGACTTGGCTTGTGTAGCGCAAGCCGTTAGCCACGGATGTAAGACCTCCATGGATTTAGTCTTGAACGCTTGCAAGTTGCAGTCTACAAACAGCACGGAAGGTGGTCAAAACAGGGCTATAGAAATCCAAAAACTGGTAACATGCCCAGTTCCAGGCCTTTTAATGGAGCGCTCGTGCGTTCAACATGGGTATGTTGTGTTGCTCTCGACCGACTGGTACGTTGTGATCCAGCATCTTCAGGATCAGATGTTAAATATCGCCCTGGTCAAAGGCGATTTGAGCGAGAAATATCGCCATGTGGGCTACAATAGGCCTGCGAATGTCATACACACCACAGATCATGTTAACATGACAGATTTAAGTTTGGAAGAGCGTTGGATTGAGAATATGTTAAAAACCCTTCGTAAACTAAGCATACATATTCTGCTTGTGAATGGTGTGGCCTCCATAAAACTCAAAGACCTATGTGTCAGCTACAACATCTTGGTTATTGAAGGTGTGAGAACCGCTGTTCTGAAGGACTTTTCCGCAACCACAGGGGCCGTCCCCATTTCTTACGCAACACAGCTCTGCGAACGATGCGTGGGCCGAGGAGTAAAAGTCAGTCGATGGAGAGAAATCAGCAGCCACCATGGGAAAAATGAATCAGTCGCCATCAGCATTGCGACTGCAAGCACATCTCTGGTCACTGTGGTCATAACCAGCTCTGTAAGTTCAAAACTGCAAACTTTGGAGGATCAGTTTTGGAGCTGCGCACATCGGCTGCACCAGGCAGTCACAGACCGGAAGTTGCTGCCGGGAGGCGGGGCTACTGAACTTCTATGCATCCATCAGCTTCATAAATCCAGACAGACAGGAATGGAGGTCCCATACGAGAATATTGTGCTGCAGTTGATGGCCGAAGCCTGGATGGACTACATCTCCACATTGATGCTCAACAGCGGGATGGTGTCTTCTAAAGCAGAGGCTTGGACGGCTATTGCAGATCAGCTGAGACTCTGTAAGGAACGTGAACCCATTTGTGCTGAAATATTATGGGCCCCTCTGAAACCACAGACTACCATGGACTGTATAGcagtgatggaggtggagacgGATGTGGTCGGTGTGTATGATAACATGACAGTGAAATTTGAAGCATGGAGGAGAGCTCTAGATCTGGTGTTTCTAGTTCTTCAGTCTGACACTGAGATCATAACAGGCGTCAACGAAGGAGAAAATGTTTACAATGATCTCATGTATCTTTGA
- the LOC127413400 gene encoding Bardet-Biedl syndrome 12 protein-like isoform X1, with product MKTRCASRVALQCRLRVDCEFSLFHFLLEHHHQTCRHNNLRFCIQCKSSYSQQQTEAAHIGGMCEDTGESVFRLIQTEKERHAAFADITMSEAGVANVGHRRHIGLQQLEAIAATAHAFLGPNKCLKFIQDEDSGDVVLVSSCSRLLKQMELDSSVGQLLHETVQAQWKTFRSGTGTLVFLAGIWSRVALECLHRGITVSHIKTAMTRGLEVCLEACRRSAVCLEEVSYKQKKVDEPSSPPNSEESVGAQDTTTDKDLKVLCIERKLHQNLRITLKHSRHFSLHDRQPENPNSHTRVSKNFDLACVAQAVSHGCKTSMDLVLNACKLQSTNSTEGGQNRAIEIQKLVTCPVPGLLMERSCVQHGYVVLLSTDWYVVIQHLQDQMLNIALVKGDLSEKYRHVGYNRPANVIHTTDHVNMTDLSLEERWIENMLKTLRKLSIHILLVNGVASIKLKDLCVSYNILVIEGVRTAVLKDFSATTGAVPISYATQLCERCVGRGVKVSRWREISSHHGKNESVAISIATASTSLVTVVITSSVSSKLQTLEDQFWSCAHRLHQAVTDRKLLPGGGATELLCIHQLHKSRQTGMEVPYENIVLQLMAEAWMDYISTLMLNSGMVSSKAEAWTAIADQLRLCKEREPICAEILWAPLKPQTTMDCIAVMEVETDVVGVYDNMTVKFEAWRRALDLVFLVLQSDTEIITGVNEGENVYNDLMYL from the exons ATGAAGACTCGCTGTGCATCGAGAGTGGCTTTGCAGTGTAGGTTGAGAGTTGACTGTGAATTTTCTCTTTTTCACTTTCTCTTAGAGCATCATCATCAGACATGTAGACACAACAACCTCCGATTCTGCATCCAGTGTAAATCCAGCTATAGTCAACAACAAACTGAAGCGGCTCATATTGGGGGCATGTGTGAGGACACAGGTGAATCAGTCTTCCGGCTTATTCAGACTGAGAAAGAGAGGCATGCCGCTTTTGCGGATATTACG ATGTCCGAAGCTGGAGTGGCCAACGTCGGTCATCGTCGGCACATTGGTCTCCAGCAGTTAGAAGCCATAGCAGCCACTGCTCATGCCTTTCTAGGCCCCAACAAATGCCTGAAGTTCATCCAGGATGAAGACAGCGGGGATGTGGTGCTGGTCAGCTCCTGTTCACGTTTGCTTAAGCAAATGGAGCTGGACAGCTCTGTTGGACAGCTACTTCACGAGACTGTACAGGCCCAGTGGAAGACCTTCCGCTCTGGAACAGGAACACTGGTGTTTTTGGCTGGAATCTGGAGTAGAGTAGCACTGGAGTGTCTACACAGAGGAATAACTGTGTCGCATATCAAAACAGCCATGACCAGAGGACTGGAAGTGTGTTTGGAGGCATGCAGGCGGTCGGCTGTATGTTTAGAAGAAGTTTCCTACAAGCAAAAAAAGGTGGATGAACCCAGTTCACCTCCAAATTCTGAGGAGTCAGTAGGGGCTCAGGACACAACCACGGACAAAGACCTCAAGGTGCTGTGTATAGAACGAAAGCTCCATCAAAATCTCAGAATAACACTCAAACACAGTAGACACTTCAGTTTACATGATCGTCAACCTGAAAACCCAAATTCACACACTCGTGTCTCAAAAAACTTTGACTTGGCTTGTGTAGCGCAAGCCGTTAGCCACGGATGTAAGACCTCCATGGATTTAGTCTTGAACGCTTGCAAGTTGCAGTCTACAAACAGCACGGAAGGTGGTCAAAACAGGGCTATAGAAATCCAAAAACTGGTAACATGCCCAGTTCCAGGCCTTTTAATGGAGCGCTCGTGCGTTCAACATGGGTATGTTGTGTTGCTCTCGACCGACTGGTACGTTGTGATCCAGCATCTTCAGGATCAGATGTTAAATATCGCCCTGGTCAAAGGCGATTTGAGCGAGAAATATCGCCATGTGGGCTACAATAGGCCTGCGAATGTCATACACACCACAGATCATGTTAACATGACAGATTTAAGTTTGGAAGAGCGTTGGATTGAGAATATGTTAAAAACCCTTCGTAAACTAAGCATACATATTCTGCTTGTGAATGGTGTGGCCTCCATAAAACTCAAAGACCTATGTGTCAGCTACAACATCTTGGTTATTGAAGGTGTGAGAACCGCTGTTCTGAAGGACTTTTCCGCAACCACAGGGGCCGTCCCCATTTCTTACGCAACACAGCTCTGCGAACGATGCGTGGGCCGAGGAGTAAAAGTCAGTCGATGGAGAGAAATCAGCAGCCACCATGGGAAAAATGAATCAGTCGCCATCAGCATTGCGACTGCAAGCACATCTCTGGTCACTGTGGTCATAACCAGCTCTGTAAGTTCAAAACTGCAAACTTTGGAGGATCAGTTTTGGAGCTGCGCACATCGGCTGCACCAGGCAGTCACAGACCGGAAGTTGCTGCCGGGAGGCGGGGCTACTGAACTTCTATGCATCCATCAGCTTCATAAATCCAGACAGACAGGAATGGAGGTCCCATACGAGAATATTGTGCTGCAGTTGATGGCCGAAGCCTGGATGGACTACATCTCCACATTGATGCTCAACAGCGGGATGGTGTCTTCTAAAGCAGAGGCTTGGACGGCTATTGCAGATCAGCTGAGACTCTGTAAGGAACGTGAACCCATTTGTGCTGAAATATTATGGGCCCCTCTGAAACCACAGACTACCATGGACTGTATAGcagtgatggaggtggagacgGATGTGGTCGGTGTGTATGATAACATGACAGTGAAATTTGAAGCATGGAGGAGAGCTCTAGATCTGGTGTTTCTAGTTCTTCAGTCTGACACTGAGATCATAACAGGCGTCAACGAAGGAGAAAATGTTTACAATGATCTCATGTATCTTTGA
- the LOC127413400 gene encoding Bardet-Biedl syndrome 12 protein-like isoform X3 — MSEAGVANVGHRRHIGLQQLEAIAATAHAFLGPNKCLKFIQDEDSGDVVLVSSCSRLLKQMELDSSVGQLLHETVQAQWKTFRSGTGTLVFLAGIWSRVALECLHRGITVSHIKTAMTRGLEVCLEACRRSAVCLEEVSYKQKKVDEPSSPPNSEESVGAQDTTTDKDLKVLCIERKLHQNLRITLKHSRHFSLHDRQPENPNSHTRVSKNFDLACVAQAVSHGCKTSMDLVLNACKLQSTNSTEGGQNRAIEIQKLVTCPVPGLLMERSCVQHGYVVLLSTDWYVVIQHLQDQMLNIALVKGDLSEKYRHVGYNRPANVIHTTDHVNMTDLSLEERWIENMLKTLRKLSIHILLVNGVASIKLKDLCVSYNILVIEGVRTAVLKDFSATTGAVPISYATQLCERCVGRGVKVSRWREISSHHGKNESVAISIATASTSLVTVVITSSVSSKLQTLEDQFWSCAHRLHQAVTDRKLLPGGGATELLCIHQLHKSRQTGMEVPYENIVLQLMAEAWMDYISTLMLNSGMVSSKAEAWTAIADQLRLCKEREPICAEILWAPLKPQTTMDCIAVMEVETDVVGVYDNMTVKFEAWRRALDLVFLVLQSDTEIITGVNEGENVYNDLMYL, encoded by the coding sequence ATGTCCGAAGCTGGAGTGGCCAACGTCGGTCATCGTCGGCACATTGGTCTCCAGCAGTTAGAAGCCATAGCAGCCACTGCTCATGCCTTTCTAGGCCCCAACAAATGCCTGAAGTTCATCCAGGATGAAGACAGCGGGGATGTGGTGCTGGTCAGCTCCTGTTCACGTTTGCTTAAGCAAATGGAGCTGGACAGCTCTGTTGGACAGCTACTTCACGAGACTGTACAGGCCCAGTGGAAGACCTTCCGCTCTGGAACAGGAACACTGGTGTTTTTGGCTGGAATCTGGAGTAGAGTAGCACTGGAGTGTCTACACAGAGGAATAACTGTGTCGCATATCAAAACAGCCATGACCAGAGGACTGGAAGTGTGTTTGGAGGCATGCAGGCGGTCGGCTGTATGTTTAGAAGAAGTTTCCTACAAGCAAAAAAAGGTGGATGAACCCAGTTCACCTCCAAATTCTGAGGAGTCAGTAGGGGCTCAGGACACAACCACGGACAAAGACCTCAAGGTGCTGTGTATAGAACGAAAGCTCCATCAAAATCTCAGAATAACACTCAAACACAGTAGACACTTCAGTTTACATGATCGTCAACCTGAAAACCCAAATTCACACACTCGTGTCTCAAAAAACTTTGACTTGGCTTGTGTAGCGCAAGCCGTTAGCCACGGATGTAAGACCTCCATGGATTTAGTCTTGAACGCTTGCAAGTTGCAGTCTACAAACAGCACGGAAGGTGGTCAAAACAGGGCTATAGAAATCCAAAAACTGGTAACATGCCCAGTTCCAGGCCTTTTAATGGAGCGCTCGTGCGTTCAACATGGGTATGTTGTGTTGCTCTCGACCGACTGGTACGTTGTGATCCAGCATCTTCAGGATCAGATGTTAAATATCGCCCTGGTCAAAGGCGATTTGAGCGAGAAATATCGCCATGTGGGCTACAATAGGCCTGCGAATGTCATACACACCACAGATCATGTTAACATGACAGATTTAAGTTTGGAAGAGCGTTGGATTGAGAATATGTTAAAAACCCTTCGTAAACTAAGCATACATATTCTGCTTGTGAATGGTGTGGCCTCCATAAAACTCAAAGACCTATGTGTCAGCTACAACATCTTGGTTATTGAAGGTGTGAGAACCGCTGTTCTGAAGGACTTTTCCGCAACCACAGGGGCCGTCCCCATTTCTTACGCAACACAGCTCTGCGAACGATGCGTGGGCCGAGGAGTAAAAGTCAGTCGATGGAGAGAAATCAGCAGCCACCATGGGAAAAATGAATCAGTCGCCATCAGCATTGCGACTGCAAGCACATCTCTGGTCACTGTGGTCATAACCAGCTCTGTAAGTTCAAAACTGCAAACTTTGGAGGATCAGTTTTGGAGCTGCGCACATCGGCTGCACCAGGCAGTCACAGACCGGAAGTTGCTGCCGGGAGGCGGGGCTACTGAACTTCTATGCATCCATCAGCTTCATAAATCCAGACAGACAGGAATGGAGGTCCCATACGAGAATATTGTGCTGCAGTTGATGGCCGAAGCCTGGATGGACTACATCTCCACATTGATGCTCAACAGCGGGATGGTGTCTTCTAAAGCAGAGGCTTGGACGGCTATTGCAGATCAGCTGAGACTCTGTAAGGAACGTGAACCCATTTGTGCTGAAATATTATGGGCCCCTCTGAAACCACAGACTACCATGGACTGTATAGcagtgatggaggtggagacgGATGTGGTCGGTGTGTATGATAACATGACAGTGAAATTTGAAGCATGGAGGAGAGCTCTAGATCTGGTGTTTCTAGTTCTTCAGTCTGACACTGAGATCATAACAGGCGTCAACGAAGGAGAAAATGTTTACAATGATCTCATGTATCTTTGA
- the cetn4 gene encoding uncharacterized protein cetn4, which translates to MASSFRKPSATANQRKRAGPKPELTEEQKQEIREAFDLFDTDGTGTIDVKELKVAMRALGFEPKKEEIKKMITDVDKEGSGTISFNDFLSMMTQKMSEKDSKEEILKAFRLFDDDCTGKISFKNLKRVAKELGENLTDEELQEMIDEADRDGDGEINEQEFLRIMKKTSLY; encoded by the exons ATG GCGTCCAGCTTCAGAAAACCCAGTGCCACGGCCAACCAGCGTAAAAGAGCGGGTCCCAAACCAGAGTTGACAGAGGAACAGAAACAGGAGATCAGAGAAGCGTTCGATCTGTTTGACACAGACGGCACAGGAACTATAGATGTGAAGGAACTGAAG GTTGCTATGCGAGCTTTGGGCTTTGAGCCAAAGAAAGAAGAGATAAAGAAGATGATCACTGATGTTGATAAAGAAGGATCGGGTACAATCAGCTTCAACGATTTCCTTTCTATGATGACACAGAAAATG AGTGAGAAAGACTCCAAAGAAGAGATCCTGAAGGCTTTCAGACTTTTCGATGACGACTGCACAGGCAAAATCTCTTTTAAAAACCTTAAGCGAGTGGCCAAAGAGCTTGGGGAAAATCTCACTGATGAAGAGTTACAG GAAATGATAGACGAGGCCGATAGAGATGGTGACGGTGAGATTAATGAGCAGGAGTTTTTAAGGATAATGAAAAAGACCAGTCTAtactga